A stretch of Helicobacter pylori oki112 DNA encodes these proteins:
- the rsmH gene encoding 16S rRNA (cytosine(1402)-N(4))-methyltransferase RsmH — translation MQEIESLHQSVLLQEVLQAFTPLEEGVLIDCTLGLGGHSKALLSQKPHLKLIGIDKDKFAQEIAKERLKAFEGRYNLLSGGFAKRFKEALEIHGDRIKGVLVDLGVSSLQLDDDNRGFNFHSHALDMRMDLESDLNAQKVINSYSVVALEKIFKDYGEIKEYKKIAHKIAERRAKKPFKDAKDLSEFLSSFSKNKKIHPATLVFQAVRIEVNSELEELKEFLQCTRNLKGAILCVISFHSLEDALVKNAFKDYAKNCICDPSSFKCACSNNHALGAILTKKPITPSPEEIKNNRRSRSAKMRVFQFKP, via the coding sequence TTGCAAGAAATAGAGAGTTTGCACCAAAGCGTTTTGTTGCAAGAAGTTTTGCAAGCGTTCACGCCTTTAGAAGAAGGGGTTTTGATTGATTGCACTTTAGGGTTAGGGGGGCATTCTAAAGCCCTTCTATCCCAAAAACCACACCTAAAACTCATTGGCATTGATAAGGATAAGTTCGCTCAAGAAATCGCTAAAGAACGATTGAAAGCCTTTGAAGGGCGTTATAATCTCTTAAGCGGAGGTTTTGCCAAACGCTTTAAAGAAGCCTTAGAAATTCATGGCGATCGAATCAAGGGGGTTTTAGTGGATTTAGGGGTGAGCTCCTTACAGCTTGATGATGATAACAGAGGGTTTAATTTCCACTCGCACGCTTTGGATATGCGCATGGATTTAGAGAGCGATTTAAACGCTCAAAAAGTCATCAACTCTTATTCTGTAGTGGCGTTAGAAAAAATCTTTAAAGACTATGGCGAAATCAAAGAATACAAAAAAATCGCCCATAAAATTGCAGAAAGGCGTGCTAAAAAACCCTTCAAAGACGCTAAGGATTTGAGCGAGTTTTTAAGCTCTTTTTCTAAAAATAAAAAAATCCATCCAGCGACTTTGGTGTTTCAAGCCGTTCGCATAGAAGTCAATAGCGAATTAGAAGAATTAAAAGAATTTTTACAATGCACTAGAAACCTTAAGGGAGCGATTTTGTGCGTGATTTCTTTTCATTCTTTAGAAGACGCGTTAGTGAAAAACGCTTTCAAAGATTACGCTAAAAATTGCATTTGCGATCCTTCAAGTTTCAAATGCGCTTGCTCTAACAATCACGCTTTAGGCGCAATTTTAACCAAAAAGCCCATCACTCCAAGCCCAGAAGAAATTAAAAACAACAGGCGTTCACGAAGCGCTAAAATGAGGGTTTTTCAATTCAAGCCATGA
- a CDS encoding HD domain-containing protein has translation MYAAHPIKPLKAPKLKTKFLRRVFVGASIRRWNDQACPLEFVELDKQAHKAMIAYLLAKDLKDRGKDLDLDLLIKYFCFEFLERLVLTDIKPPIFYALQQTHSQELASYVAQSLQDEISAYFSLEELKEYLSHRPQILETQILESAHFYASKWEFDIIYHFNPNMYGVKEIKDKIDKQLHNNEHLFEGLFGEKEDLKKLVSMFGQLRFQKRWSQTPRVPQTSVLGHTLCVAIMGYLLSFDLKACKSMRINHFLGGLFHDLPEILTRDIITPIKQSVAGLDNCIKEIEKKEMQNKVYSFVSLGVQEDLKYFTENEFKNRYKDKSNKIIFTKDAEELFTLYNSDEYFGVCGELLKVCDHLSAFLEAQISLSHGISSNDLIKGAQNLLELRSQTELLDLDLGKLFRDFK, from the coding sequence ATGTATGCGGCTCATCCTATTAAACCCCTAAAAGCCCCTAAACTCAAAACTAAATTTTTGAGGCGTGTGTTTGTGGGTGCGTCTATTAGGCGTTGGAATGACCAAGCATGCCCTTTGGAATTTGTGGAACTAGACAAGCAAGCCCATAAAGCGATGATTGCGTATTTGCTTGCTAAAGATTTAAAAGACAGGGGTAAAGATTTAGATTTAGATCTTTTAATCAAGTATTTTTGCTTTGAATTTTTGGAGCGCTTGGTTTTAACCGATATTAAACCCCCTATTTTTTACGCCCTCCAACAAACGCACAGCCAAGAATTAGCCTCCTATGTCGCGCAAAGTTTGCAAGATGAAATCAGCGCGTATTTTTCTTTAGAGGAACTCAAAGAGTATTTAAGCCACAGACCCCAAATTTTAGAAACTCAAATTTTAGAGAGCGCGCATTTTTATGCGTCTAAATGGGAGTTTGATATTATTTATCATTTTAACCCCAACATGTATGGCGTGAAAGAAATTAAAGATAAAATTGACAAGCAACTCCACAATAACGAGCATTTGTTTGAAGGGCTTTTTGGGGAAAAAGAGGATCTGAAAAAATTGGTGAGCATGTTTGGGCAGTTGCGTTTCCAAAAGCGCTGGAGTCAGACCCCAAGAGTGCCACAAACCAGTGTCTTAGGGCATACCTTATGCGTGGCGATTATGGGGTATTTATTGAGCTTTGATTTAAAAGCTTGTAAAAGCATGCGGATCAATCATTTTTTGGGCGGGCTTTTCCATGATTTACCCGAGATTTTAACCCGAGACATTATCACACCCATCAAACAAAGCGTTGCGGGGCTTGATAACTGCATTAAAGAGATTGAAAAAAAAGAAATGCAAAACAAAGTCTATTCTTTTGTCTCTTTGGGCGTTCAAGAAGATTTAAAATATTTCACCGAAAACGAGTTTAAAAACCGCTACAAAGACAAGTCTAACAAAATCATTTTCACTAAAGACGCTGAAGAATTGTTCACGCTTTATAACAGCGATGAATATTTTGGGGTTTGCGGGGAGCTTTTGAAGGTGTGCGATCATTTGAGTGCGTTTTTAGAAGCTCAAATCTCTCTTTCTCATGGTATTTCCAGTAACGATTTGATTAAAGGGGCTCAAAACCTTTTAGAATTGCGATCCCAAACGGAACTGCTTGACTTGGATTTAGGGAAATTGTTTAGGGATTTTAAGTGA
- a CDS encoding membrane protein: MRKLFIPLLLFSALEANQKNGFFIEAGFETGLLEGTQTQEKRHTTTKNTYTTYNYLPTDTILKRAANLFTNAEAISKLKFSSLSPVRVLYMYNGQLTIENFLPYNLNNVKLSFTDAQGNVIDLGVIETIPKHSKIVLPGEAFDSLKIDPYTLFLPKIEATSTSVSDANTQRVFETLNKIKTNLIVNYRNENKFKDHENHWEAFTPQTAEEFTNLMLNMIAVLDSQSWGDAILNAPFEFTNKGGGGECDTNKENDCVNPGTNGLVNSQNKSYVLNKQDIVNKFRNKADLDVVILKDSGVVGLGSDITPSNNDDGKHYGQLGVVASALDPKKLFGNNLKTINLEDLRTILHEFSHTKGYTHNGNMTYQRVPTGQNENGKPKDSDGLPYNVCSRFNGSGQPAFPSNYPNSIYHNCADVPAGFLGVTAAVWQQLINQNALPINYANLGSQTNYNLNASLNTQDLANSMLSTIQKTFVTSSVTNHYSSSTSQSFRSPILGVNAKIGYQNYFNDFIGLAYYGIIKYNYAKAINQKVQQLSYGGGIDLLLDFITTYSNKNNPTDIQTKRNFSSSFGIFGGLRGLYNSYYVLNKVKGSGNLDVATGLNYRYKHSKYSVGISIPLIQRKASVVSSGGDYTNSFVFNEGASHFKVFFNYGWVF, from the coding sequence ATGAGAAAACTATTCATCCCACTTTTATTATTCAGTGCTTTAGAAGCGAACCAAAAAAATGGATTTTTCATAGAAGCCGGGTTTGAAACCGGGCTGTTAGAAGGCACGCAAACGCAAGAAAAAAGACACACCACCACAAAAAACACTTACACGACTTACAATTATTTACCCACAGACACGATTTTAAAAAGAGCGGCTAATTTATTCACCAATGCCGAAGCGATTTCAAAATTAAAATTCTCATCTTTATCCCCTGTTAGAGTGTTGTATATGTATAATGGTCAATTAACTATAGAAAATTTCTTGCCTTATAATTTAAATAATGTTAAGCTTAGTTTCACAGACGCTCAAGGCAATGTGATCGATCTGGGCGTGATAGAGACTATCCCCAAACACTCTAAGATTGTTTTACCTGGGGAGGCGTTTGATAGTCTAAAAATTGACCCTTATACTTTATTTCTTCCAAAAATTGAAGCCACTAGCACTTCTGTTTCTGACGCTAACACGCAAAGGGTGTTTGAAACGCTCAATAAGATTAAGACAAATTTAATCGTAAATTACAGGAATGAAAACAAATTTAAAGATCACGAAAACCATTGGGAAGCCTTTACCCCACAAACCGCAGAAGAATTCACTAATTTGATGTTGAACATGATCGCTGTCTTAGACTCTCAATCTTGGGGCGATGCGATTTTAAACGCTCCTTTTGAATTCACTAATAAAGGCGGAGGAGGGGAATGCGATACCAACAAAGAGAATGATTGCGTAAATCCTGGGACAAACGGGCTTGTCAATTCTCAAAATAAAAGTTATGTGTTAAACAAACAAGACATTGTCAATAAATTTAGAAACAAAGCGGATCTTGATGTCGTTATTCTAAAGGATTCAGGGGTTGTAGGGCTTGGGAGTGATATTACCCCCAGCAACAATGATGATGGCAAGCATTATGGTCAGTTAGGGGTAGTGGCTTCTGCTTTAGATCCTAAAAAACTCTTTGGCAACAACCTTAAGACTATCAATTTAGAGGATTTAAGAACCATCTTGCATGAATTCAGCCACACTAAAGGCTACACCCATAACGGGAACATGACCTATCAAAGAGTGCCAACCGGTCAAAACGAAAACGGCAAGCCAAAAGATTCTGATGGCCTCCCCTATAATGTGTGCTCTCGCTTCAATGGTTCAGGTCAGCCCGCTTTCCCTAGCAACTACCCTAATTCCATCTACCACAATTGCGCGGATGTCCCAGCTGGCTTTTTGGGGGTAACAGCAGCGGTCTGGCAGCAGCTTATTAATCAAAACGCTTTACCGATCAACTACGCTAACTTGGGGAGTCAAACAAACTACAACCTAAACGCCAGTTTGAACACGCAAGATTTAGCCAATTCCATGCTTAGCACCATTCAAAAAACCTTTGTCACTTCTAGCGTTACTAACCACTATTCTTCAAGCACTTCGCAAAGTTTTAGAAGCCCTATTTTAGGGGTTAACGCTAAAATAGGCTATCAAAACTACTTTAATGATTTCATAGGGTTAGCTTATTATGGCATCATCAAATACAATTACGCTAAAGCTATTAACCAAAAAGTCCAGCAATTGAGCTATGGTGGGGGGATAGATTTGTTGTTGGATTTCATCACCACTTACTCCAATAAAAATAACCCTACAGACATTCAAACCAAAAGGAATTTTTCATCATCTTTTGGTATCTTTGGGGGGTTAAGGGGCTTGTATAACAGCTATTATGTGTTAAATAAAGTCAAAGGAAGCGGCAATTTAGATGTGGCTACTGGATTGAACTACCGCTATAAGCATTCTAAATATTCTGTAGGGATTAGCATTCCTTTAATCCAAAGAAAAGCTAGCGTCGTTTCTAGCGGTGGCGATTATACGAACTCTTTTGTTTTCAATGAAGGGGCTAGCCATTTTAAGGTGTTTTTTAATTACGGGTGGGTGTTTTAG
- the uvrA gene encoding excinuclease ABC subunit UvrA, whose amino-acid sequence MQHKTIMDKIIIQGARENNLKNIFLEIPKNQFVVFTGLSGSGKSTLAFDTLYAEGQRRYLESLSSYARQFLDKVGKPNVDKIEGLTPAIAIDQKTTSKNPRSTVGTITEIYDYLRLLFARVGEQFCPTCLEPISSMSASDIISQICHLEENSKIIILTPIIKDKKGSFNDKLESLRLKGYVRAFVDGVMVRLDEEIHLHKTKKHTIEAVVDRVVINSENSSRIASAIEKALKESYGELEVEILQDNAPSIRKHYSEHKACFKCKMSFEELEPLSFSFNSPKGACESCLGLGTKFSLDISKILDPNTPLNQGAIKVIFGYNRSYYAQMFEGFCEYNGIDTALCFNELNKEQQDALLYGNGTEISFHFKNSSLKRPWKGIIQIAYDMFKEQKDLSDYMSEKTCSSCKGHRLKASSLSVQVAGLKMADFLTKPIEEVYHFFNDPTHFSYLNEQEKKIAEPILKEILERVFFLYDVGLGYLTLGRDARTISGGESQRIRIASQIGSGLTGVLYVLDEPSIGLHEKDTLKLINTLRNLQKKGNTLIVVEHDKETIKHADFVVDIGPKAGRHGGEVVFSGSVKELLQNNHSTALYLNGTKKIERPKFEPPKEKHFLEIKNVNINNIKNLSVQIPLKQLVCITGVSGSGKSSLILQTLLPTAQTLLNHAKKTQSLNGVEIVGLEHLDKVIYLDQAPIGKTPRSNPATYTGVMDEIRILFAEQKEAKILGYSASRFSFNVKGGRCEKCQGDGDIKIEMHFLPDVLVQCDSCKGAKYNPQTLEIKVKGKSIADVLNMSVEEAYEFFAKFPKIAVKLKTLIDVGLGYITLGQNATTLSGGEAQRIKLAKELSKKDTGKTLYILDEPTTGLHFEDVNHLLQVLHSLVVLGNSMLVIEHNLDIIKNADYIIDMGPDGGDKGGKVIASGTPLEVAKNCEKTQSYTGKFLALELE is encoded by the coding sequence TTGCAACATAAAACCATTATGGATAAGATCATTATTCAAGGGGCTAGGGAAAATAATCTCAAAAATATTTTTTTAGAAATCCCTAAAAACCAATTTGTTGTTTTTACCGGATTAAGCGGTTCGGGTAAATCCACTTTAGCGTTTGACACTTTATACGCTGAAGGCCAAAGGCGCTATTTAGAGAGTTTGTCTAGCTATGCTAGGCAATTTTTAGACAAAGTGGGTAAGCCTAATGTGGATAAGATTGAAGGCCTAACCCCTGCGATTGCTATTGATCAAAAAACCACTTCTAAAAACCCTAGATCCACTGTGGGGACGATCACTGAGATTTATGATTATTTAAGGTTGTTGTTTGCAAGGGTTGGGGAGCAATTTTGCCCCACATGTTTAGAGCCTATTAGTTCTATGAGCGCGAGCGATATTATTTCTCAAATCTGTCATTTAGAAGAAAATTCTAAAATCATTATTCTAACCCCCATTATTAAAGATAAAAAAGGTTCGTTTAACGATAAATTAGAGAGCTTGCGTTTAAAGGGGTATGTGAGGGCTTTTGTTGATGGGGTGATGGTGCGTTTAGATGAAGAAATCCATTTGCACAAAACCAAAAAACACACCATTGAAGCGGTGGTGGATAGAGTGGTTATCAATAGCGAAAATTCTTCACGGATCGCTAGCGCAATAGAAAAAGCCCTTAAAGAAAGCTATGGAGAATTAGAAGTGGAAATCTTGCAAGACAACGCGCCAAGCATAAGAAAGCATTACAGCGAGCATAAGGCATGTTTTAAGTGTAAGATGAGTTTTGAAGAATTAGAGCCTTTGAGTTTTTCATTCAATTCGCCTAAAGGGGCGTGCGAGAGCTGTTTGGGTTTGGGGACAAAATTTAGCTTAGATATTAGTAAGATTTTAGATCCTAACACGCCTTTAAATCAAGGAGCGATTAAAGTGATTTTTGGGTATAACCGCAGTTATTACGCTCAAATGTTTGAAGGCTTTTGCGAGTATAATGGCATTGACACCGCACTTTGTTTTAACGAATTGAATAAAGAGCAGCAAGACGCTCTTTTATATGGGAATGGCACTGAAATCAGCTTTCATTTTAAAAACAGCTCTTTAAAACGCCCTTGGAAAGGCATCATTCAAATCGCTTATGACATGTTTAAAGAGCAAAAGGATTTGAGCGATTACATGAGCGAAAAAACCTGTTCTTCATGCAAGGGGCATCGTTTGAAAGCTTCCAGTTTGAGCGTTCAAGTCGCTGGCTTGAAAATGGCGGATTTTTTAACTAAGCCCATTGAAGAAGTCTATCACTTTTTTAATGATCCCACGCATTTTAGCTATCTTAACGAGCAAGAAAAAAAGATCGCTGAACCCATTTTAAAAGAGATTTTAGAAAGGGTGTTTTTTTTATACGATGTGGGGTTGGGGTATTTGACTTTAGGGAGGGATGCACGAACGATTAGCGGAGGGGAGAGCCAAAGGATACGAATCGCTAGTCAAATCGGGAGTGGCTTGACAGGGGTTTTGTATGTTTTAGACGAGCCTAGCATTGGCTTGCATGAAAAGGACACGCTCAAACTCATCAACACCCTTAGGAATTTACAAAAAAAGGGGAACACGCTCATTGTCGTAGAACATGACAAAGAGACGATTAAGCATGCGGATTTTGTTGTGGATATTGGGCCAAAGGCTGGAAGGCATGGGGGTGAAGTGGTTTTTAGCGGGAGCGTGAAAGAATTATTGCAAAATAACCATTCTACCGCCTTGTATCTCAACGGCACTAAAAAGATTGAGCGTCCTAAATTTGAACCCCCTAAAGAAAAGCATTTTTTAGAAATTAAAAATGTCAATATCAATAACATTAAGAATTTGAGCGTTCAAATCCCCTTAAAACAATTGGTGTGCATTACTGGGGTGAGCGGGAGCGGTAAAAGCTCGCTGATTTTACAAACCCTTTTACCCACCGCTCAAACCCTTTTAAACCACGCTAAAAAAACTCAAAGCTTGAATGGGGTGGAGATTGTAGGGTTGGAGCATTTGGATAAAGTGATTTATTTAGACCAAGCCCCCATAGGCAAAACCCCACGAAGCAACCCTGCCACTTACACGGGAGTGATGGATGAAATCAGGATTTTATTTGCCGAGCAAAAAGAAGCTAAAATTTTAGGCTATAGTGCGAGCCGTTTTAGCTTTAATGTTAAAGGGGGGCGGTGCGAGAAATGCCAAGGCGATGGGGACATTAAAATAGAAATGCACTTTTTGCCTGATGTGTTAGTCCAATGCGATAGCTGTAAGGGCGCTAAATACAACCCCCAAACTTTAGAAATCAAGGTGAAAGGCAAATCCATTGCCGATGTGTTGAACATGAGCGTGGAAGAGGCTTATGAATTTTTTGCTAAATTCCCTAAAATCGCCGTGAAGTTAAAAACGCTTATAGATGTGGGCTTAGGCTATATCACTTTAGGGCAAAACGCTACGACTTTAAGCGGGGGGGAGGCTCAAAGGATCAAATTGGCTAAAGAATTGAGTAAAAAAGACACAGGCAAAACCCTTTATATTTTAGATGAGCCTACTACCGGTTTGCATTTTGAAGACGTGAATCACCTTTTACAGGTTTTGCACTCTTTAGTGGTGTTAGGCAATTCCATGCTAGTGATTGAGCATAATTTAGACATTATCAAAAACGCTGACTACATTATAGACATGGGGCCTGATGGGGGGGATAAGGGCGGGAAAGTCATTGCGAGCGGCACGCCTTTAGAGGTGGCAAAAAATTGCGAAAAAACCCAAAGCTATACGGGAAAATTTTTAGCTTTGGAATTGGAATAG
- the flgR gene encoding transcriptional activator FlgR has product MKIAIVEDDINMRKSLELFFELQDDLEIVSFKNPKDALAKLDESFDLVITDINMPHMDGLEFLRLLEGKYESIVITGNATLNKAIDSIRLGVKDFFQKPFKPELLLESIYRTKKVLEFQKKHPLEKPLKKPHKHSFLATSKALEESKRQALKVASTDANVMLLGESGVGKEVFAHFIHQHSQRSKHPFIAINMSAIPEHLLESELFGYQKGAFTDATAPKMGLFESANKGTIFLDEIAEMPFQLQSKLLRVVQEKEITRLGDNKSVKIDVRFISATNANMKEKIAAKEFREDLFFRLQIVPITIAPLRERVEEILPIAEIKLKEVCDAYHLGSKSFSKNAAKHLLEYSWHGNVRELLGVVERAAILSEGAEIQEKDLFLER; this is encoded by the coding sequence ATGAAAATCGCCATTGTAGAAGATGATATTAACATGCGTAAAAGTCTGGAGCTTTTTTTTGAGCTTCAAGACGATTTAGAGATTGTGAGTTTTAAAAACCCTAAAGACGCTTTAGCCAAACTTGATGAAAGCTTTGATTTAGTCATCACGGATATTAACATGCCCCATATGGACGGCTTAGAATTTTTACGCCTTTTAGAGGGCAAGTATGAATCCATTGTGATTACCGGTAATGCGACCTTGAATAAAGCCATTGATTCCATTCGTTTGGGCGTGAAAGACTTTTTCCAAAAGCCTTTTAAACCAGAATTGCTTTTAGAGTCTATCTATCGCACCAAAAAAGTTTTAGAATTTCAAAAAAAACACCCTTTAGAAAAACCTTTAAAAAAACCACACAAACACAGCTTTTTAGCCACTTCAAAAGCTTTAGAAGAGAGCAAACGGCAGGCCTTAAAAGTCGCAAGCACGGACGCTAATGTCATGCTATTAGGCGAAAGCGGGGTGGGTAAGGAAGTTTTTGCTCATTTCATCCACCAGCATTCGCAACGCTCCAAGCACCCTTTTATCGCAATCAACATGTCCGCTATCCCAGAGCATTTATTAGAAAGCGAGCTTTTTGGGTATCAAAAAGGGGCGTTCACGGACGCCACAGCGCCTAAAATGGGGCTTTTTGAAAGCGCTAATAAAGGCACGATCTTTTTAGATGAAATCGCTGAAATGCCCTTTCAATTGCAAAGCAAACTTTTAAGAGTGGTTCAAGAAAAAGAAATCACGCGTCTTGGGGATAATAAGAGCGTTAAAATTGATGTTCGTTTTATTTCCGCTACCAACGCTAACATGAAAGAAAAAATCGCTGCGAAAGAATTTAGAGAAGATTTATTTTTCCGCTTGCAAATCGTGCCTATAACTATCGCGCCTTTAAGAGAGAGGGTTGAAGAGATTTTACCCATTGCTGAAATCAAGCTTAAAGAAGTGTGCGATGCGTATCATTTGGGGTCAAAATCTTTTTCAAAAAACGCCGCAAAACACCTTTTAGAATACTCTTGGCATGGGAATGTGCGAGAGCTTTTAGGCGTCGTGGAAAGAGCGGCGATTTTAAGCGAAGGAGCAGAAATCCAAGAAAAAGATTTGTTTTTGGAAAGGTAG
- a CDS encoding S-adenosyl-l-methionine hydroxide adenosyltransferase family protein: MRKTISALFLSACIGLSSVYADNALILQTDFSLKDGAVSAMKGVAFSVNSNLKIFDLTHEIPPYNIWEGAYRLYQTASYWPKGSVFVSVVDPGVGTKRKSVVLKTKNGQYFVSPDNGTLTLVVQTLGIDSVREIDEKANRLKGSEKSYTFHGRDVYAYTGARLASGAITFEQVGPELPPKVVEIPYQKAKATKGEVKGNIPILDIQYGNVWSNISDKLLNQAKIKLNDTLCVTIFKGSKKQYEGKMPYVASFGDVLEGQPLVYLNSLLNVSVALNRDNFAQKYQIKSGADWNIDIKKCAK; encoded by the coding sequence ATGAGAAAAACGATTTCAGCGTTGTTTTTATCAGCGTGCATAGGATTATCGTCTGTTTATGCAGATAACGCTTTGATTTTACAAACGGATTTTAGCCTAAAAGATGGGGCTGTCTCGGCGATGAAAGGCGTCGCTTTCAGCGTTAATTCCAATCTTAAAATCTTTGATTTAACGCATGAAATCCCTCCGTATAACATCTGGGAGGGTGCTTACCGCTTGTATCAGACCGCTAGTTATTGGCCAAAAGGTTCGGTCTTTGTGAGCGTGGTTGATCCGGGCGTAGGCACTAAGCGTAAATCGGTGGTATTGAAAACTAAAAACGGCCAGTATTTTGTTTCGCCGGATAACGGCACGCTGACTTTGGTGGTGCAAACTTTGGGGATTGATAGCGTGCGTGAAATTGATGAAAAAGCTAACCGCTTGAAAGGTTCTGAAAAATCCTATACTTTCCATGGCCGTGATGTGTATGCTTACACCGGTGCGCGCTTGGCTTCTGGGGCGATCACATTCGAGCAGGTTGGGCCAGAGCTTCCCCCAAAAGTCGTTGAAATTCCTTACCAAAAAGCGAAAGCCACAAAAGGGGAGGTGAAGGGTAATATCCCGATTTTGGATATCCAATATGGCAATGTTTGGAGCAATATCAGCGATAAACTACTCAATCAAGCAAAAATCAAACTCAATGACACGCTGTGTGTAACGATTTTTAAAGGTTCTAAGAAACAATACGAAGGGAAAATGCCGTATGTTGCGAGCTTTGGCGATGTTTTAGAAGGCCAGCCGTTGGTCTATCTAAACAGCTTGTTGAATGTTTCTGTGGCGCTGAATAGGGATAATTTCGCGCAAAAATATCAAATTAAATCCGGTGCTGACTGGAATATTGATATAAAAAAGTGCGCTAAGTAA
- the hopE gene encoding Hop family outer membrane protein HopE has protein sequence MEFMKKFVALGLLSAVLSSSLLAEGDGVYIGTNYQLGQARLNSNIYNTGDCTGSVVGCPPGLTANKYNPGHTNINWHAKYANGALNGFGLNVGYKKFFQFKSFDMTSKWFGFRVYGLFDYGHATLGKQVYAPNKIQLDMVSWGVGSDLLADIIDNDNASFGVFGGVAIGGNTWKSSAANYWKEQIIEAKGPDVCTPTYCNPNAPYSTKTSTVAFQVWLNFGVRANIYKHNGVEFGVRVPLLINKFLSAGPNATNLYYHLKRDYSLYLGYNYTF, from the coding sequence ATGGAATTTATGAAAAAGTTTGTAGCTTTAGGGCTTCTATCCGCAGTTTTAAGCTCTTCGTTGTTAGCCGAAGGTGATGGTGTTTATATAGGGACTAATTATCAGCTTGGACAAGCCCGTTTGAATAGTAATATTTATAACACAGGGGATTGCACAGGGAGTGTTGTAGGTTGCCCCCCAGGTCTTACCGCTAATAAGTATAATCCAGGACATACCAATATCAATTGGCATGCTAAATACGCTAATGGGGCTTTGAATGGTTTTGGGTTGAATGTGGGTTATAAGAAGTTTTTCCAATTCAAGTCTTTTGATATGACAAGCAAGTGGTTTGGTTTTAGAGTGTATGGGCTTTTTGATTATGGGCATGCCACTTTAGGTAAGCAAGTTTATGCACCTAATAAAATCCAGTTGGATATGGTTTCTTGGGGTGTGGGGAGCGATTTGTTAGCTGATATTATTGATAACGATAACGCTTCTTTTGGTGTTTTTGGTGGGGTCGCTATCGGCGGTAACACTTGGAAAAGCTCAGCGGCAAACTATTGGAAAGAGCAAATCATTGAAGCTAAAGGTCCTGATGTTTGTACCCCCACTTATTGTAACCCTAACGCTCCTTATAGCACCAAAACTTCAACCGTCGCCTTTCAAGTATGGTTGAATTTTGGGGTGAGAGCCAATATCTACAAGCATAATGGCGTAGAGTTTGGCGTGAGAGTACCCCTACTCATCAACAAGTTTTTGAGTGCGGGTCCTAATGCTACTAATCTTTATTACCATTTGAAACGGGATTATTCGCTTTATTTAGGGTATAACTACACTTTTTAA